TCCCTTAGCGCCGATTCTCGCGCCGGACGGGTGCGTGGTTGTTGAGTCTGGCTGGTGCGCGGCTGGATTCGGGTTTGGCCTGTGCTGTAAGGGCTTGGCTTGTACTCTCGCTCGGGCTTGGATCGCGCATAGGACTGATCTAACTGTTTGTTGCAGGAGTTTCGCCGTTGGCGTTGCCACGCCAGCGCTCGTGCGGCGGCCGGTGGTCCCGCCAAGATACGAAGAATTACAGCATTGTGATTCTGATCGCCTGCTCCGGTGGCGCGTCGAGTTGACCGCTGCTCTCGGGACTGGTGTAGTGATCGCATCAAACAGACAGCGGTATCACCCCTACTCTCGGCGCGGCCGGGTGGGGAGTTCTTCGCCGAGCCGGCCACCGCGGACCAGCGTCGGTACGAGGCGCTGCGGGCCTACCTGCTGGAGGGCGCGACCGCCACCGAGGTGGCCGGCCGGTTCGGCTACACCCCGGCCACCGTGCAGTCGATGGCCCGGGACTTCCGCGCCGGCCGGCGCGACTTCTTCACCGACACCAAACCCGGCCCGAAAAGCGCACCGGCCAAGGACGCCGCCCGCGGCCGGATCATCGAGCTACGGCGAGCCGGCCGGTCGGCCTACGAGATCGCCGAGCTGCTGGCCGCCGAGGGCAGCAAGCTGAACCGGACCGGGGTGGCGGAGGTGCTCGCCGAGGAAGGCTTCCCGCGACTGTGGCCCCGCCCGCACGCCGAACGTGGCCTGCCGCGGCGCGAGCCCCAACCGCGGACCGGGATCGTGGACTTCACCGAATGGCCGCAGCGGCTCGACACCAAACTGGCCGGGCTGCTGCTGACCATCCCGGACCTGATCGCCTTGGACCTGCCCGGCCTGGTCCGCGCCGCCGGCTACCCCGGCACCACCGTCGTCCCGGCATTGAGCTCGGTGCTGTCGCTGCTGGCGCTGAAGCTGACCGGCACCCGCCGGGTCTCCCACGTCGAAGAGCTCGCCACCGACCCCGGTGCGGCGCTGTTCGCCGGCCTCAGCTCGCTCCCGAAGGCCACCGCGCTGACCACCTACTCCTACCGGCTCGACCACGCCAAGCAGGCCGCGTTCCTGACCGCCCTGGACAAGGCCAGCCTCAAAGCCGGGCTGGCCACCGGCGAGGCGATCAACCTCGACTTCCACGCCGTCATGCACTGGGGGCAGGACCCGGCGCTGGAAAAGCACTACGTGCCCAGCAGATCCCAACGCACCCGCAGCGTGTTGACGTTCTTCGCCGAAGACGCCGACAGCCACACCCTGCTGTCCGCCAACGCCGACCTGGCCAAGGCCACCCAGCACAACGAGGTCCTCGCCTTCGCCGACCACTGGCACCAGGTGACCGGGCACGACCCGAACCTGCTGATCTTCGACAGCAAGGTCGCCACCCAAGCCCAACTCGCCGAACTCACCGACCGCGGCATCGGGTTCATCACCCTGCGGGCCCGCACCCCCAAACTCAGCCAAGCCCTGCACGCCCTACCCGCCGAAGCCTGGACCCCGTTGACCATCGCCCGCGCCGGCGGCAAGACCCGCCGGGTCAAGGTCATCGACGACCCCGCCGCGAAACTGAGCAGCTACCCCGACACGCTGCGCCAGCTCGCCGTCGCCGGACTGGGCCACGACGAACCCACCATCTTGATCACCAACGACCCGACCAGCCCCGCCAAGAAGATCATCGAAAGCTACGCCCGCCGGATGAACATCGAACAACGCCTCGCCGAAGCGATCCGCTCCTTCGGCCTCGACGCCCTCGCCGGAGCCGTCCCGCTCAACGTCGACCTCGACGTCACCCTCAGCGTGCTCGCCCACACCGTCTGCGCCGCCCTGCGTCGCCGACTACCCGGCTACCACACCGCCACCCCCGACACCCTGCAACGCCGCTTCCTCAGCACCGGCGGCGACATCCTCAACCACCACAACGAG
This genomic stretch from Actinomycetota bacterium harbors:
- a CDS encoding transposase — encoded protein: MARRVDRCSRDWCSDRIKQTAVSPLLSARPGGEFFAEPATADQRRYEALRAYLLEGATATEVAGRFGYTPATVQSMARDFRAGRRDFFTDTKPGPKSAPAKDAARGRIIELRRAGRSAYEIAELLAAEGSKLNRTGVAEVLAEEGFPRLWPRPHAERGLPRREPQPRTGIVDFTEWPQRLDTKLAGLLLTIPDLIALDLPGLVRAAGYPGTTVVPALSSVLSLLALKLTGTRRVSHVEELATDPGAALFAGLSSLPKATALTTYSYRLDHAKQAAFLTALDKASLKAGLATGEAINLDFHAVMHWGQDPALEKHYVPSRSQRTRSVLTFFAEDADSHTLLSANADLAKATQHNEVLAFADHWHQVTGHDPNLLIFDSKVATQAQLAELTDRGIGFITLRARTPKLSQALHALPAEAWTPLTIARAGGKTRRVKVIDDPAAKLSSYPDTLRQLAVAGLGHDEPTILITNDPTSPAKKIIESYARRMNIEQRLAEAIRSFGLDALAGAVPLNVDLDVTLSVLAHTVCAALRRRLPGYHTATPDTLQRRFLSTGGDILNHHNEIIVRLDRRTYSPVLRQADLPSTEVPWWGGRRLRYEYR